In Electrophorus electricus isolate fEleEle1 chromosome 6, fEleEle1.pri, whole genome shotgun sequence, a single genomic region encodes these proteins:
- the cpeb4b gene encoding cytoplasmic polyadenylation element-binding protein 4b isoform X1, translated as MGDYGFGVLVQNNPGNKSAFPVRIHPHLQPPHHHQNATPSPAAFINSTTAGNGSNSGSPWLFPAATAHSNMQDEILGSEKPKAQQQELQETQEKQQLSPGHQESGIISELEKARSEESKVDSGTSEITNGKEKLRLESPVLTPFDYPEPSGLGTGVQTSTSSSLTSFNNWSAAIPPAPSTIINEDIGFFNPAASASSGPLLFQNFSHHVGPGFGGNFSPQIGPLSQHHPPPPHPHFQHPHSQHQQQRRSPASPHPPPFPHRSAALGQLPHLSGNLSKPPSPWGGYQSPSPSPSSASWSPSGGYGGWGGSRGSDFRRGLNGGMTPLNSISPLKKTFPNNHAPSQKFSRTSPGFNPKSWMDESINRSENIFPFQERTRSFDGFNMHTLENSLIDIMRAEQDTLKGRLGFAHPGGDSPLPINARNYGRRRGHSSLFPMEDGFPDEERAEQNLPGLGSPHCFPHQNGERVERYSRKVFVGGLPPDIDEDEITASFRRFGHLFVDWPHKAESKSYFPPKGYAFLLFQDESSVQALIDACIEEDGKLYLCVSSPTIKDKPVQIRPWNLNDSDFVMDGSQPLDPRKTIFVGGVPRPLRAVELAMIMDRLYGGVCYAGIDTDPELKYPKGAGRVAFSNQQSYIAAISARFVQLQHGEIDKRVEVKPYVLDDQLCDECQGTRCGGKFAPFFCANVTCLQYYCEYCWAAIHSRAGREFHKPLVKEGGDRPRHISFRWN; from the exons ATGGGGGATTACGGGTTTGGAGTTTTAGTCCAAAACAACCCTGGCAACAAGTCTGCTTTCCCGGTACGAATTCACCCACACCTGCAACCTCCGCACCACCACCAGAATGCGACACCTAGTCCTGCTGCTTTCATAAACAGTACCACCGCCGGGAATGGCAGCAACAGCGGCTCTCCCTGGCTGTTCCCCGCAGCCACTGCCCACAGCAACATGCAAGATGAGATCCTGGGCTCAGAGAAGCCCAAAGCCCAGCAGCAAGAGCTGCAGGAGACGCAAGAGAAGCAGCAGCTCTCCCCGGGGCACCAGGAGAGCGGCATCATCTCTGAGCTGGAGAAGGCCCGGTCGGAGGAGAGCAAAGTGGACAGCGGCACCTCGGAAATCACCAACGGCAAGGAGAAGCTCCGTCTCGAGTCCCCCGTTCTGACACCATTCGACTACCCAGAGCCGTCTGGGCTGGGCACGGGAGTCCAAACAagcacctcctcctccctgaCGAGCTTCAACAACTGGTCAGCTGCCATCCCGCCGGCACCCTCCACCATCATCAACGAGGACATCGGCTTCTTCAACCCAGCCGCGTCCGCCAGCAGCGGCCCACTCCTGTTCCAGAACTTCTCGCACCACGTGGGCCCAGGCTTCGGCGGCAACTTCTCGCCGCAGATTGGCCCGCTGTCCCAGcaccaccctcctccaccccacccacactTCCAGCACCCCCACAGCCAGCACCAGCAGCAGCGCCGCTCGCCGGCCAGCCCACACCCACCGCCCTTTCCCCACCGCAGCGCTGCACTTGGCCAGCTGCCGCACCTCTCCGGCAACCTGAGCAAGCCACCTTCGCCCTGGGGCGGCTACCAGAGCCCCTCTCCTTCACCCTCCTCTGCCTCATGGAGTCCGAGTGGCGGCTACGGCGGCTGGGGTGGCTCACGTGGTAGTGACTTCCGCCGCGGCCTCAACGGCGGCATGACACCATTGAACTCCATCTCGCCACTGAAGAAGACCTTCCCCAACAACCACGCACCTTCACAGAAGTTCTCTCGCACCAGTCCCGGCTTCAACCCCAAGTCTTGGATGGATGAAAGCATCAACAGGAGTGAGAACATCTTCCCTTTCCAG GAGCGCACTCGATCATTCGACGGCTTCAACATGCACACCCTGGAGAACTCGCTCATCGACATCATGCGGGCTGAGCAGGACACTCTGAAAG GTCGCCTGGGATTCGCCCATCCAGGAGGAGACAGCCCTTTGCCCATAAATG CAAGGAATTATGGGAGGCGACGAG GCCACTCGTCACTGTTCCCCATGGAGGACGGCTTCCCTGACGAGGAGAGGGCCGAGCAGAACCTGCCTGGCCTGGGCTCCCCCCACTGCTTCCCACACCAGAACGGGGAGAGGGTTGAGCGCTACTCCCGCAAGGTCTTTGTGGGAGGCCTCCCTCCCGACATAGATGAAG ATGAGATTACTGCTAGTTTCAGGCGCTTTGGGCATCTGTTTGTGGACTGGCCTCACAAGGCTGAGAGCAAATCTTACTTTCCACCAAAAG GTTATGCGTTTCTCCTGTTCCAAGATGAGAGCTCTGTTCAGGCTCTGATTGATGCGTGCATCGAAGAAGATGGCAAGCTCTACTTGTGTGTGTCCAGCCCCACCATTAAAGACAAACCT GTCCAGATCCGCCCCTGGAATCTGAATGATAGTGACTTTGTGATGGATGGATCTCAGCCGCTGGATCCCAGGAAGACCATTTTTGTGGGTGGAGTACCACGCCCTCTTCGTGCAg TGGAGCTGGCTATGATCATGGACAGGCTGTATGGCGGAGTGTGCTACGCAGGCATCGACACAGACCCAGAGCTGAAGTATCCTAAGGGTGCAGGGCGGGTTGCCTTCTCTAATCAGCAGAGCTACATTGCTGCTATCAGTGCTCGCTTCGTCCAACTGCAGCACGGAGAAATCGATAAACGG GTGGAAGTGAAGCCATACGTCCTGGACGACCAGCTATGTGACGAGTGCCAGGGAACCAGGTGCGGGGGCAAGTTTGCGCCGTTCTTCTGCGCCAATGTCACCTGCCTCCAGTACTACTGTGAATACTGCTGGGCGGCCATCCACTCCCGCGCCGGCCGCGAGTTCCACAAACCCCTGGTGAAGGAGGGCGGGGACCGACCGCGCCACATCTCCTTCCGCTGGAACTGA
- the cpeb4b gene encoding cytoplasmic polyadenylation element-binding protein 4b isoform X2, translating into MGDYGFGVLVQNNPGNKSAFPVRIHPHLQPPHHHQNATPSPAAFINSTTAGNGSNSGSPWLFPAATAHSNMQDEILGSEKPKAQQQELQETQEKQQLSPGHQESGIISELEKARSEESKVDSGTSEITNGKEKLRLESPVLTPFDYPEPSGLGTGVQTSTSSSLTSFNNWSAAIPPAPSTIINEDIGFFNPAASASSGPLLFQNFSHHVGPGFGGNFSPQIGPLSQHHPPPPHPHFQHPHSQHQQQRRSPASPHPPPFPHRSAALGQLPHLSGNLSKPPSPWGGYQSPSPSPSSASWSPSGGYGGWGGSRGSDFRRGLNGGMTPLNSISPLKKTFPNNHAPSQKFSRTSPGFNPKSWMDESINRSENIFPFQERTRSFDGFNMHTLENSLIDIMRAEQDTLKGRLGFAHPGGDSPLPINGHSSLFPMEDGFPDEERAEQNLPGLGSPHCFPHQNGERVERYSRKVFVGGLPPDIDEDEITASFRRFGHLFVDWPHKAESKSYFPPKGYAFLLFQDESSVQALIDACIEEDGKLYLCVSSPTIKDKPVQIRPWNLNDSDFVMDGSQPLDPRKTIFVGGVPRPLRAVELAMIMDRLYGGVCYAGIDTDPELKYPKGAGRVAFSNQQSYIAAISARFVQLQHGEIDKRVEVKPYVLDDQLCDECQGTRCGGKFAPFFCANVTCLQYYCEYCWAAIHSRAGREFHKPLVKEGGDRPRHISFRWN; encoded by the exons ATGGGGGATTACGGGTTTGGAGTTTTAGTCCAAAACAACCCTGGCAACAAGTCTGCTTTCCCGGTACGAATTCACCCACACCTGCAACCTCCGCACCACCACCAGAATGCGACACCTAGTCCTGCTGCTTTCATAAACAGTACCACCGCCGGGAATGGCAGCAACAGCGGCTCTCCCTGGCTGTTCCCCGCAGCCACTGCCCACAGCAACATGCAAGATGAGATCCTGGGCTCAGAGAAGCCCAAAGCCCAGCAGCAAGAGCTGCAGGAGACGCAAGAGAAGCAGCAGCTCTCCCCGGGGCACCAGGAGAGCGGCATCATCTCTGAGCTGGAGAAGGCCCGGTCGGAGGAGAGCAAAGTGGACAGCGGCACCTCGGAAATCACCAACGGCAAGGAGAAGCTCCGTCTCGAGTCCCCCGTTCTGACACCATTCGACTACCCAGAGCCGTCTGGGCTGGGCACGGGAGTCCAAACAagcacctcctcctccctgaCGAGCTTCAACAACTGGTCAGCTGCCATCCCGCCGGCACCCTCCACCATCATCAACGAGGACATCGGCTTCTTCAACCCAGCCGCGTCCGCCAGCAGCGGCCCACTCCTGTTCCAGAACTTCTCGCACCACGTGGGCCCAGGCTTCGGCGGCAACTTCTCGCCGCAGATTGGCCCGCTGTCCCAGcaccaccctcctccaccccacccacactTCCAGCACCCCCACAGCCAGCACCAGCAGCAGCGCCGCTCGCCGGCCAGCCCACACCCACCGCCCTTTCCCCACCGCAGCGCTGCACTTGGCCAGCTGCCGCACCTCTCCGGCAACCTGAGCAAGCCACCTTCGCCCTGGGGCGGCTACCAGAGCCCCTCTCCTTCACCCTCCTCTGCCTCATGGAGTCCGAGTGGCGGCTACGGCGGCTGGGGTGGCTCACGTGGTAGTGACTTCCGCCGCGGCCTCAACGGCGGCATGACACCATTGAACTCCATCTCGCCACTGAAGAAGACCTTCCCCAACAACCACGCACCTTCACAGAAGTTCTCTCGCACCAGTCCCGGCTTCAACCCCAAGTCTTGGATGGATGAAAGCATCAACAGGAGTGAGAACATCTTCCCTTTCCAG GAGCGCACTCGATCATTCGACGGCTTCAACATGCACACCCTGGAGAACTCGCTCATCGACATCATGCGGGCTGAGCAGGACACTCTGAAAG GTCGCCTGGGATTCGCCCATCCAGGAGGAGACAGCCCTTTGCCCATAAATG GCCACTCGTCACTGTTCCCCATGGAGGACGGCTTCCCTGACGAGGAGAGGGCCGAGCAGAACCTGCCTGGCCTGGGCTCCCCCCACTGCTTCCCACACCAGAACGGGGAGAGGGTTGAGCGCTACTCCCGCAAGGTCTTTGTGGGAGGCCTCCCTCCCGACATAGATGAAG ATGAGATTACTGCTAGTTTCAGGCGCTTTGGGCATCTGTTTGTGGACTGGCCTCACAAGGCTGAGAGCAAATCTTACTTTCCACCAAAAG GTTATGCGTTTCTCCTGTTCCAAGATGAGAGCTCTGTTCAGGCTCTGATTGATGCGTGCATCGAAGAAGATGGCAAGCTCTACTTGTGTGTGTCCAGCCCCACCATTAAAGACAAACCT GTCCAGATCCGCCCCTGGAATCTGAATGATAGTGACTTTGTGATGGATGGATCTCAGCCGCTGGATCCCAGGAAGACCATTTTTGTGGGTGGAGTACCACGCCCTCTTCGTGCAg TGGAGCTGGCTATGATCATGGACAGGCTGTATGGCGGAGTGTGCTACGCAGGCATCGACACAGACCCAGAGCTGAAGTATCCTAAGGGTGCAGGGCGGGTTGCCTTCTCTAATCAGCAGAGCTACATTGCTGCTATCAGTGCTCGCTTCGTCCAACTGCAGCACGGAGAAATCGATAAACGG GTGGAAGTGAAGCCATACGTCCTGGACGACCAGCTATGTGACGAGTGCCAGGGAACCAGGTGCGGGGGCAAGTTTGCGCCGTTCTTCTGCGCCAATGTCACCTGCCTCCAGTACTACTGTGAATACTGCTGGGCGGCCATCCACTCCCGCGCCGGCCGCGAGTTCCACAAACCCCTGGTGAAGGAGGGCGGGGACCGACCGCGCCACATCTCCTTCCGCTGGAACTGA
- the cpeb4b gene encoding cytoplasmic polyadenylation element-binding protein 4b isoform X3 has protein sequence MGDYGFGVLVQNNPGNKSAFPVRIHPHLQPPHHHQNATPSPAAFINSTTAGNGSNSGSPWLFPAATAHSNMQDEILGSEKPKAQQQELQETQEKQQLSPGHQESGIISELEKARSEESKVDSGTSEITNGKEKLRLESPVLTPFDYPEPSGLGTGVQTSTSSSLTSFNNWSAAIPPAPSTIINEDIGFFNPAASASSGPLLFQNFSHHVGPGFGGNFSPQIGPLSQHHPPPPHPHFQHPHSQHQQQRRSPASPHPPPFPHRSAALGQLPHLSGNLSKPPSPWGGYQSPSPSPSSASWSPSGGYGGWGGSRGSDFRRGLNGGMTPLNSISPLKKTFPNNHAPSQKFSRTSPGFNPKSWMDESINRSENIFPFQERTRSFDGFNMHTLENSLIDIMRAEQDTLKGHSSLFPMEDGFPDEERAEQNLPGLGSPHCFPHQNGERVERYSRKVFVGGLPPDIDEDEITASFRRFGHLFVDWPHKAESKSYFPPKGYAFLLFQDESSVQALIDACIEEDGKLYLCVSSPTIKDKPVQIRPWNLNDSDFVMDGSQPLDPRKTIFVGGVPRPLRAVELAMIMDRLYGGVCYAGIDTDPELKYPKGAGRVAFSNQQSYIAAISARFVQLQHGEIDKRVEVKPYVLDDQLCDECQGTRCGGKFAPFFCANVTCLQYYCEYCWAAIHSRAGREFHKPLVKEGGDRPRHISFRWN, from the exons ATGGGGGATTACGGGTTTGGAGTTTTAGTCCAAAACAACCCTGGCAACAAGTCTGCTTTCCCGGTACGAATTCACCCACACCTGCAACCTCCGCACCACCACCAGAATGCGACACCTAGTCCTGCTGCTTTCATAAACAGTACCACCGCCGGGAATGGCAGCAACAGCGGCTCTCCCTGGCTGTTCCCCGCAGCCACTGCCCACAGCAACATGCAAGATGAGATCCTGGGCTCAGAGAAGCCCAAAGCCCAGCAGCAAGAGCTGCAGGAGACGCAAGAGAAGCAGCAGCTCTCCCCGGGGCACCAGGAGAGCGGCATCATCTCTGAGCTGGAGAAGGCCCGGTCGGAGGAGAGCAAAGTGGACAGCGGCACCTCGGAAATCACCAACGGCAAGGAGAAGCTCCGTCTCGAGTCCCCCGTTCTGACACCATTCGACTACCCAGAGCCGTCTGGGCTGGGCACGGGAGTCCAAACAagcacctcctcctccctgaCGAGCTTCAACAACTGGTCAGCTGCCATCCCGCCGGCACCCTCCACCATCATCAACGAGGACATCGGCTTCTTCAACCCAGCCGCGTCCGCCAGCAGCGGCCCACTCCTGTTCCAGAACTTCTCGCACCACGTGGGCCCAGGCTTCGGCGGCAACTTCTCGCCGCAGATTGGCCCGCTGTCCCAGcaccaccctcctccaccccacccacactTCCAGCACCCCCACAGCCAGCACCAGCAGCAGCGCCGCTCGCCGGCCAGCCCACACCCACCGCCCTTTCCCCACCGCAGCGCTGCACTTGGCCAGCTGCCGCACCTCTCCGGCAACCTGAGCAAGCCACCTTCGCCCTGGGGCGGCTACCAGAGCCCCTCTCCTTCACCCTCCTCTGCCTCATGGAGTCCGAGTGGCGGCTACGGCGGCTGGGGTGGCTCACGTGGTAGTGACTTCCGCCGCGGCCTCAACGGCGGCATGACACCATTGAACTCCATCTCGCCACTGAAGAAGACCTTCCCCAACAACCACGCACCTTCACAGAAGTTCTCTCGCACCAGTCCCGGCTTCAACCCCAAGTCTTGGATGGATGAAAGCATCAACAGGAGTGAGAACATCTTCCCTTTCCAG GAGCGCACTCGATCATTCGACGGCTTCAACATGCACACCCTGGAGAACTCGCTCATCGACATCATGCGGGCTGAGCAGGACACTCTGAAAG GCCACTCGTCACTGTTCCCCATGGAGGACGGCTTCCCTGACGAGGAGAGGGCCGAGCAGAACCTGCCTGGCCTGGGCTCCCCCCACTGCTTCCCACACCAGAACGGGGAGAGGGTTGAGCGCTACTCCCGCAAGGTCTTTGTGGGAGGCCTCCCTCCCGACATAGATGAAG ATGAGATTACTGCTAGTTTCAGGCGCTTTGGGCATCTGTTTGTGGACTGGCCTCACAAGGCTGAGAGCAAATCTTACTTTCCACCAAAAG GTTATGCGTTTCTCCTGTTCCAAGATGAGAGCTCTGTTCAGGCTCTGATTGATGCGTGCATCGAAGAAGATGGCAAGCTCTACTTGTGTGTGTCCAGCCCCACCATTAAAGACAAACCT GTCCAGATCCGCCCCTGGAATCTGAATGATAGTGACTTTGTGATGGATGGATCTCAGCCGCTGGATCCCAGGAAGACCATTTTTGTGGGTGGAGTACCACGCCCTCTTCGTGCAg TGGAGCTGGCTATGATCATGGACAGGCTGTATGGCGGAGTGTGCTACGCAGGCATCGACACAGACCCAGAGCTGAAGTATCCTAAGGGTGCAGGGCGGGTTGCCTTCTCTAATCAGCAGAGCTACATTGCTGCTATCAGTGCTCGCTTCGTCCAACTGCAGCACGGAGAAATCGATAAACGG GTGGAAGTGAAGCCATACGTCCTGGACGACCAGCTATGTGACGAGTGCCAGGGAACCAGGTGCGGGGGCAAGTTTGCGCCGTTCTTCTGCGCCAATGTCACCTGCCTCCAGTACTACTGTGAATACTGCTGGGCGGCCATCCACTCCCGCGCCGGCCGCGAGTTCCACAAACCCCTGGTGAAGGAGGGCGGGGACCGACCGCGCCACATCTCCTTCCGCTGGAACTGA